A window of Pirellulales bacterium contains these coding sequences:
- a CDS encoding PRC-barrel domain-containing protein: MSRCYLGPVVLFLWMSHLTAVAEPSTSPPEPVGELNEPRVCPVSFAKDWIGKRVKTVAGDTVGAIEDVAIDIGKGEVQSVFLQPPPPAKKPREILAIPGKSLAFNTEQNELARAEFYIDKLPPPQTEIESRPNSPGNLILLAKIEPIAVLDKNGVELGKISDFALAADRLTVAYAVFLPANPTKELAKHEFYPIPLSAFLFDSKKNRWILDLAPQVLLNTAVANTQHPPAKVDSLWTEFVHVRYGRTILGGVQDSTQQEQKSP; the protein is encoded by the coding sequence TCATTTAACGGCGGTCGCGGAGCCATCCACTTCCCCTCCGGAACCAGTGGGAGAGTTGAATGAACCGCGGGTATGTCCGGTTTCATTTGCCAAGGATTGGATTGGCAAAAGAGTCAAAACCGTTGCTGGAGACACGGTCGGCGCAATCGAAGACGTTGCGATTGATATTGGCAAAGGGGAAGTGCAGTCGGTCTTTTTGCAACCCCCCCCTCCCGCCAAGAAACCGCGGGAAATTCTGGCCATACCCGGCAAGTCCCTGGCCTTTAATACTGAACAGAATGAGTTGGCACGCGCGGAATTTTATATCGATAAATTACCACCCCCCCAGACCGAGATCGAATCTCGACCAAACTCACCGGGCAATCTGATATTACTAGCAAAGATCGAGCCGATCGCGGTGCTCGATAAGAATGGTGTGGAATTGGGAAAAATCAGCGATTTTGCCCTGGCGGCGGATCGTCTAACCGTGGCTTATGCGGTGTTTTTACCCGCCAACCCCACGAAGGAATTAGCCAAACATGAATTTTATCCCATTCCCTTGTCCGCATTCTTGTTTGATAGCAAGAAAAACCGCTGGATTTTAGACCTGGCTCCCCAAGTATTGCTTAACACTGCGGTTGCCAACACCCAACATCCACCCGCCAAGGTTGATTCCTTGTGGACGGAATTTGTGCATGTCCGTTATGGCCGGACGATCTTGGGGGGTGTGCAAGATAGCACTCAACAAGAACAAAAATCTCCGTAG